A portion of the uncultured Bacteroides sp. genome contains these proteins:
- a CDS encoding FecR domain-containing protein, whose amino-acid sequence MKRYQQPIDYSKYTCEEFLQDDFFISSMKYSDEETAIFWHDFELSKPSNLESFIEAKKIILAFSTSHVPLSGIEKQNLWDRIDATNHKGVKLQRYRFSKAGLFAAASVALLLVGFFFIKSYFKVENIISFAAQAKIDLPLADESLLVLSKDNIVALKHKESQISYDSNEIKVDQKNISKEEISTYNQLLIPFGKRSFLKLSDGTKIWVNAGTRLIYPSEFEKEKREIYVDGEIYLEVAKDPDRPFYVRTKDMSVRVLGTKFNVNAYESESSHNVVLVEGKVQVSTKQKQEAVLVPNQMYTLVGQEQEIRQVNAPKFVSWIHGIYNFEGVGLENVIRRLSAYYGVDVDCDPSLAQVKCSGKIDLKESFETVIYNLTFVAPISYTYDTLHSTYRITKK is encoded by the coding sequence ATGAAGCGTTATCAACAACCCATAGATTATTCCAAATATACTTGTGAAGAATTTCTACAAGATGATTTTTTTATATCTTCGATGAAATATTCAGATGAGGAGACTGCCATTTTTTGGCATGATTTTGAATTGTCAAAACCTTCCAATCTTGAGTCTTTCATTGAAGCTAAAAAAATTATATTGGCATTTTCTACTTCCCATGTACCATTGTCTGGGATCGAAAAGCAAAATTTATGGGATCGTATTGATGCTACTAATCATAAGGGAGTAAAGCTTCAGCGCTATCGTTTTTCGAAAGCCGGATTGTTTGCTGCAGCAAGTGTAGCCCTTTTGTTAGTGGGTTTCTTCTTTATTAAGAGTTACTTTAAAGTAGAAAATATTATTTCTTTTGCAGCTCAAGCCAAAATAGATTTGCCTTTAGCGGACGAATCTTTATTAGTTTTATCTAAAGATAACATAGTTGCATTAAAACACAAAGAGTCTCAAATCTCCTATGATTCAAACGAAATTAAAGTTGATCAAAAAAATATTTCTAAAGAAGAGATATCTACTTATAATCAATTGCTGATTCCTTTTGGTAAACGTTCGTTTTTAAAACTCTCTGATGGGACTAAGATCTGGGTAAATGCTGGAACAAGATTGATTTATCCTTCAGAATTTGAAAAAGAAAAACGTGAGATTTATGTTGATGGTGAAATTTATTTGGAAGTAGCCAAAGATCCTGATCGTCCATTTTACGTAAGGACTAAAGATATGAGTGTGAGAGTTCTAGGTACCAAATTTAATGTAAATGCCTATGAATCTGAATCTTCTCATAATGTAGTTCTTGTTGAGGGAAAGGTGCAGGTTTCAACTAAACAAAAACAAGAAGCAGTCTTAGTCCCTAATCAAATGTACACCCTAGTGGGGCAGGAACAGGAGATAAGGCAAGTTAATGCTCCGAAATTTGTATCTTGGATACATGGTATCTATAATTTTGAGGGTGTAGGTTTGGAAAATGTAATTAGACGTTTGTCCGCTTATTATGGCGTTGATGTTGATTGTGATCCAAGTTTAGCTCAAGTAAAATGTTCAGGAAAAATTGATTTAAAAGAAAGTTTCGAAACTGTTATATATAATTTAACCTTTGTTGCACCAATATCTTATACTTATGACACATTACATTCTACTTATAGAATAACAAAAAAGTAA
- a CDS encoding sigma-70 family RNA polymerase sigma factor has protein sequence MQLHIQSDTVLWEKFLEGDLKAYTVIYERTVQGLFQYGMLYSSDRELVKDCIHDVFVKIYTNHSTLSPTDNIMAYLSVALKHTILNALKRKEKYSSVDEIRQEDMSNYAETPETMYLNSELEKQTTRKIHSVMSKLTIRQREIMYYRYIKDMSIDEISKLTQMNYQSVANTIQRSLTRMRMLFKKK, from the coding sequence ATGCAACTTCATATACAATCTGATACTGTTTTATGGGAAAAATTTCTTGAAGGAGATTTGAAGGCATATACTGTTATTTATGAACGGACGGTACAAGGGCTCTTTCAATATGGAATGCTATATTCATCAGATAGGGAATTGGTCAAAGATTGTATTCATGATGTGTTTGTAAAAATATACACAAATCATTCTACTCTAAGTCCTACCGATAATATTATGGCTTATTTAAGTGTTGCGCTTAAACACACAATTCTTAATGCCTTGAAAAGAAAAGAAAAATATTCTTCAGTGGATGAAATCAGGCAAGAAGATATGAGTAATTATGCGGAAACTCCTGAAACAATGTACCTTAATTCTGAATTGGAAAAACAAACTACTCGGAAAATTCATTCTGTTATGTCTAAGTTGACGATAAGGCAACGTGAAATAATGTATTATCGCTACATTAAAGATATGAGTATTGATGAAATTAGTAAATTGACACAAATGAACTATCAGTCTGTAGCCAATACCATTCAGCGCTCTTTAACGAGAATGCGCATGCTTTTTAAGAAAAAGTAA
- a CDS encoding helix-turn-helix domain-containing protein: MGIFVPMYERKIPLSLNCGLDLIGEVLYGKWKIRLLWFIHEGYKRPSELQRKIPDASRRVLNMQLKELEEHELITKKIYPVVPPKVEYGLTEFGETLIPVLTVLGQWGDEHQERLRHLILKQW, from the coding sequence ATGGGTATATTTGTACCTATGTATGAAAGAAAGATACCATTAAGTTTGAATTGTGGTCTTGACCTGATTGGTGAAGTCCTTTACGGCAAATGGAAAATCCGCTTATTGTGGTTTATCCATGAGGGGTATAAACGCCCAAGTGAATTACAACGTAAAATTCCTGATGCTTCCCGCAGGGTCTTGAACATGCAGCTAAAGGAGTTGGAAGAGCACGAATTAATCACAAAAAAGATTTATCCGGTAGTTCCTCCAAAGGTTGAATATGGTTTAACTGAATTTGGCGAAACTTTAATTCCCGTTCTTACTGTGTTAGGGCAATGGGGAGATGAACATCAAGAACGTTTAAGGCATCTAATATTGAAGCAATGGTAG
- a CDS encoding SDR family oxidoreductase, which translates to MEQKNSFDHELSGKTALVTGGTKGAGKAIAERLLKAGATVVITARNEPEEENPNLHFIPADLSKAEGTQKVVNEILMNFGRLDILVNNLGASETQGGGFSILTDEDWETTIKTNLLAPVRLDRGFLPQMIERGNGVIIHIASIQGRLPLYDSTLPYAAAKAGLINYSKGLSKEVSPKGVRVLTVSPGWIMTNSATRMMQRIAESSNITVEQATQSVMDALGGIPIGRPAQPEDIAELVGFLVSPRAKYLTGTEFVIDGGTIPTI; encoded by the coding sequence ATGGAACAAAAAAATAGTTTTGATCATGAGCTATCCGGCAAAACAGCGCTGGTTACAGGTGGAACGAAAGGAGCCGGTAAAGCAATTGCAGAACGGTTGCTAAAAGCAGGAGCAACTGTTGTCATTACGGCAAGAAATGAGCCGGAAGAGGAAAATCCGAACCTGCATTTCATCCCGGCTGATTTAAGTAAAGCGGAAGGAACTCAAAAAGTAGTAAACGAGATTCTAATGAACTTCGGCAGGCTCGACATTTTAGTAAATAACCTTGGTGCTTCTGAAACACAGGGAGGAGGTTTTTCTATACTGACGGATGAAGATTGGGAAACGACGATTAAAACCAACCTGCTTGCTCCTGTACGTTTAGACAGAGGATTCTTGCCCCAAATGATAGAACGGGGAAATGGCGTTATCATTCATATTGCATCCATTCAGGGAAGATTGCCTTTATACGATTCCACTCTTCCCTATGCAGCAGCCAAAGCAGGATTGATTAATTACAGCAAAGGTCTGTCAAAAGAGGTTTCTCCCAAAGGAGTTCGCGTACTGACTGTTTCACCTGGTTGGATTATGACTAATTCTGCTACCCGGATGATGCAAAGAATTGCTGAAAGTTCAAACATCACCGTAGAACAGGCCACACAAAGTGTAATGGATGCATTGGGTGGAATACCTATCGGAAGACCTGCACAACCCGAGGATATTGCGGAACTTGTCGGATTTTTAGTTTCGCCTAGAGCCAAATATCTAACAGGAACAGAATTTGTAATTGACGGAGGGACTATCCCAACTATATAA
- a CDS encoding nuclear transport factor 2 family protein, giving the protein MDLKLPKVVSDLLTAQKSYDSDAYANCFSETALVIDEGKMYKGRNAIKDWIEDANQQYRITMEPTKYSESNSKAILTAVVSGNFDGSPVALDYHMETEDNKITRLEVTISNAE; this is encoded by the coding sequence ATGGATTTAAAATTGCCGAAAGTCGTTTCAGACTTGTTAACAGCACAAAAAAGCTATGACAGTGATGCCTATGCCAACTGTTTTTCAGAAACAGCACTTGTCATTGACGAAGGGAAAATGTACAAGGGTAGAAATGCTATAAAGGATTGGATTGAAGATGCCAATCAACAATATAGAATAACAATGGAGCCAACTAAGTATTCGGAATCCAATTCAAAGGCTATTCTTACTGCCGTTGTCTCAGGAAATTTTGACGGAAGCCCGGTTGCATTGGATTATCATATGGAAACAGAAGATAATAAGATCACTCGCTTAGAAGTTACGATCAGCAATGCTGAATAA
- a CDS encoding MBL fold metallo-hydrolase codes for MKRRTAIKLGALLSGALAIPTLMSNTLPPAETSKKQPNCGYVKINGDKFELYIFSDGHMLLENPQPIFAPQINSTTFTTELERLYLGNKGIDLAINIMVIKINNKTILIDSGMGNHFGESQGWLLENLQNAGINADSITDILITHAHRDHIGGLITKSNAIVYPNAQYHIAKAEYEFWTSENPDFSKSKLTDEQKKGTIAFPKKILNIIKEKLNIFTPGDTLFSFINTELAEGHTPGHTIFTISSEGKSIKNIVDTFHSPLLITNPEWGIEFDIDFEQGIKTRTQILEDCYINKRLVMSSHLPWPGLGYIDKREKYYWVPLYYSTPTEIKL; via the coding sequence ATGAAACGGAGAACTGCCATAAAATTAGGTGCTTTGTTAAGCGGTGCTTTAGCAATTCCGACTTTGATGAGTAATACCCTTCCACCGGCCGAGACAAGTAAGAAACAGCCAAATTGTGGCTACGTTAAGATTAATGGGGATAAATTTGAACTTTACATTTTTTCAGATGGACATATGTTATTGGAAAATCCGCAACCCATCTTCGCGCCCCAAATTAATTCTACCACCTTCACTACAGAATTGGAGAGACTATATCTTGGAAACAAAGGGATTGACTTAGCCATTAATATTATGGTTATCAAGATAAACAACAAAACCATATTGATAGACTCTGGAATGGGCAATCATTTTGGTGAAAGTCAAGGTTGGCTACTTGAAAATCTACAAAATGCAGGGATCAATGCTGATAGTATCACTGACATTTTGATTACCCATGCTCATCGAGACCATATTGGTGGACTTATTACCAAAAGCAATGCAATTGTATATCCTAATGCGCAATATCATATAGCAAAAGCAGAATACGAATTTTGGACGTCTGAAAATCCTGATTTTTCAAAAAGCAAACTGACTGACGAACAAAAAAAAGGAACCATCGCATTCCCTAAGAAAATTTTAAATATTATAAAAGAAAAACTGAACATATTTACCCCTGGAGATACTTTGTTCTCTTTCATAAATACAGAGTTGGCAGAAGGGCATACACCAGGTCATACTATTTTTACTATTTCATCCGAAGGAAAATCAATCAAAAATATAGTAGACACATTTCATTCACCTTTACTGATTACCAATCCTGAATGGGGTATAGAATTTGATATTGATTTTGAACAAGGAATTAAGACAAGAACGCAAATTTTGGAAGATTGTTATATTAACAAACGATTAGTTATGTCTTCTCATTTGCCGTGGCCGGGATTAGGTTACATTGATAAAAGGGAAAAATATTATTGGGTTCCGTTATATTATTCCACACCGACTGAAATTAAATTGTAA
- a CDS encoding Crp/Fnr family transcriptional regulator produces MDDLALFRNIIEQQVNFSDSEVEIIVETLKHKSYKANTLLLGNGEVCKHIYFILKGCVRTYYISSKGDERTRYISFEGQINTVFTSFVAQSPSSELIETLEDSEVLVMSYRDFYSLVYQIPAWETFFRKTLEDAFIYQNIKIESLMTLSAGERYQMVLTQTPHYLQRLSNRILSTYLNISQETLSRLKSK; encoded by the coding sequence ATGGATGATTTAGCATTATTTAGAAACATCATTGAACAACAAGTTAATTTTTCGGATTCAGAAGTCGAAATAATCGTTGAAACGCTAAAACATAAAAGTTATAAAGCAAACACCCTCCTACTGGGTAATGGAGAAGTTTGTAAACACATTTATTTTATTCTTAAAGGCTGTGTACGCACTTATTATATTTCATCCAAAGGTGATGAGAGAACGAGATACATCTCTTTTGAAGGCCAAATAAATACAGTCTTCACCAGCTTTGTAGCACAAAGTCCCAGCTCTGAATTGATTGAAACCCTTGAAGATTCAGAAGTATTAGTCATGAGTTATCGTGACTTTTATAGCTTGGTATATCAGATACCCGCATGGGAAACTTTCTTTCGAAAGACCCTGGAGGATGCTTTTATCTATCAGAATATAAAGATAGAAAGTCTGATGACCCTCTCAGCCGGTGAACGATACCAAATGGTACTGACACAGACTCCCCATTATTTGCAGCGCTTGTCCAATCGAATTTTATCCACTTATCTTAATATTTCACAAGAAACTCTTAGCCGTTTGAAGTCAAAATAA
- a CDS encoding alpha/beta hydrolase, with translation MALNSVCAKILETDFHSLYSSMNLEQFRAYYLKSWDDSKGDVIKVGSVVNHIVKTSIRDTPIRIYRPETTGNHPAFIWVHGGGFCLGSIEVYDSICRSITNRVSCTVISIDYGLAPEHKFPQPVEECYQVTKWIFEHAEELDIDPAKIAIGGDSAGGTISAVISQLSRDRGKFKIAYQVLINTMFDLLGETKPLSRVENAKGYRLQTDEIEGIHVPIYLNDLSEAKNPLASPLLAKDFTNLPDACIITSEYDPLRDEGEDYAKRLAKAGSNVCLKRYDGIIHGFFNMQRTLQEARDALTLVCEKLSEAFNK, from the coding sequence ATGGCATTAAATTCAGTATGTGCAAAAATCCTGGAAACAGATTTTCACAGTTTGTATTCCTCTATGAACCTCGAACAGTTCAGAGCGTATTATTTAAAGAGTTGGGATGATTCCAAAGGAGATGTTATCAAAGTCGGCTCCGTGGTCAATCACATTGTAAAAACCTCAATAAGGGACACTCCGATCAGAATATACCGTCCCGAAACAACAGGAAATCACCCTGCTTTTATCTGGGTGCATGGAGGGGGATTCTGCCTCGGAAGCATAGAAGTTTATGACTCAATATGCCGTTCAATAACCAACCGCGTAAGTTGTACGGTTATATCTATTGATTACGGACTTGCACCGGAACACAAATTTCCACAGCCGGTGGAAGAATGTTATCAGGTTACTAAATGGATATTCGAACATGCAGAAGAGCTAGATATAGATCCTGCTAAAATAGCCATCGGAGGAGACAGTGCAGGTGGAACCATTTCCGCTGTAATTTCGCAGCTTTCAAGAGACAGAGGGAAATTTAAAATTGCCTATCAGGTCCTAATTAACACCATGTTCGATTTGCTTGGAGAAACCAAGCCGTTGTCCAGAGTGGAAAATGCAAAGGGATATAGGTTACAAACCGACGAAATTGAGGGGATACATGTCCCCATATATTTAAACGATTTAAGTGAAGCAAAAAATCCTTTGGCTTCACCACTACTTGCTAAAGATTTCACCAACTTACCCGATGCTTGCATCATTACATCCGAATATGATCCGTTGCGGGATGAAGGCGAAGACTATGCAAAGCGACTGGCAAAAGCCGGATCTAATGTCTGCTTAAAAAGATATGACGGAATTATTCATGGTTTTTTCAATATGCAAAGAACCCTACAGGAGGCACGGGATGCCCTGACTTTAGTCTGCGAAAAATTAAGTGAGGCCTTTAATAAGTAG
- a CDS encoding amidohydrolase family protein, translating into MEPINKIDVHHHPFPVQYVNAIKQAGVKKSLGFDFPTWTPEASLKVMDDTGIKIAMLSITAPGVYSSDPEASFSEALSKDLSRMTNEIIAETKEQYPERFGGFATIPMLNPKDAIEELHYAMDCLKLDGVCLMTNYNGIYLGDTLFDPFFKELNKRKTVVYIHPSSLRKHPDSSLQIPDAFIEAPFESTRVATNLLFQGTLEKYPDIKYILSHGGGAIPFLAWRLSTMAYKGVNKELADVLMKEGKPTKGLQLLKQMYYDTALVSGKAALKALQEFVGPENIVFGSDFYIAKAVAPTVIKNLTEDGEFSEQALK; encoded by the coding sequence ATGGAACCCATAAATAAAATCGATGTGCACCACCATCCTTTTCCGGTGCAATATGTTAACGCTATCAAACAAGCAGGTGTTAAGAAGTCTCTCGGATTTGATTTTCCGACGTGGACACCGGAAGCTTCATTAAAAGTCATGGACGACACCGGCATAAAGATAGCGATGTTGTCAATAACAGCCCCCGGAGTTTATTCTTCTGATCCGGAAGCCTCCTTCTCTGAAGCGCTCTCCAAAGATCTGTCCAGAATGACCAATGAAATCATAGCAGAGACCAAAGAGCAATACCCCGAACGTTTTGGCGGCTTTGCTACCATACCTATGCTGAATCCTAAGGATGCAATTGAAGAATTACATTATGCCATGGACTGTCTCAAATTGGACGGCGTTTGCCTAATGACCAATTATAACGGGATATATTTGGGAGATACCTTGTTTGACCCCTTTTTTAAGGAATTGAATAAAAGAAAAACAGTTGTTTATATCCATCCCTCTTCCTTGAGAAAACACCCCGATTCCAGTCTGCAAATCCCCGATGCTTTTATAGAAGCCCCTTTCGAATCAACCAGAGTAGCCACAAATCTTTTATTTCAAGGTACTCTTGAAAAATATCCTGACATCAAATATATACTCTCACATGGAGGCGGAGCCATTCCTTTCCTGGCCTGGCGTTTATCTACAATGGCCTATAAAGGGGTGAATAAGGAACTGGCAGATGTCTTAATGAAAGAAGGAAAACCCACTAAGGGATTGCAACTATTAAAGCAGATGTACTATGATACTGCACTTGTATCCGGAAAAGCAGCTCTAAAAGCTTTGCAGGAATTTGTCGGCCCTGAAAACATCGTGTTCGGCTCGGATTTCTATATAGCCAAAGCAGTTGCTCCCACAGTAATAAAAAATCTGACTGAGGATGGAGAGTTCTCCGAACAAGCTCTCAAATGA
- the istA gene encoding IS21 family transposase yields MANDKITMLKLKRMLQLLSCGQSLNFICSELHMSKRTVHNYKQLVSQTNLTYDALLRLSDFDLAAILQPASSVPQADGRKSTLDFQLEGYLSELNRPYVTIQLLWEEYIVQYPDGYQYTQFKKYLTDYRKHHEYVYHNTYAPGQEWQIDFAGDHLYLTDRKSGSSQAVVLLCCILPFSGYAFAIALMSAVMEHFFYGLGKGLEYLGAVPQVAKSDNMTQWVKKSSRYEPRFTDATDQWCLHYGIMPDVCRVRKPRDKGPVEGLVNKLYQFIYARMRNEVFYTLDSLNSRILELLDEFNYKDIKRKGISRRDIYIREEKPLMNVLPLTPYRFRYQKEFTVSSNYHVLVGSEQHSYSIPYQYVGKRAKVLWDMDTVEVYVAAERIVIHRRNFAAYGYTTQENHMPANHIAYKRTKEYNAAAIQARALHIGQATKWAVDSLLASRNFPQQSYRTCQGIFSLASRYGERRIESACSIIRSGSLGFTLTMLRNILQKNLDLDQNQTETISTTPLNTQVRGAQEYNQINNKER; encoded by the coding sequence ATGGCAAATGATAAAATTACGATGTTAAAACTAAAACGCATGCTTCAACTTCTCAGCTGTGGTCAATCGCTGAACTTCATTTGTTCAGAGCTGCATATGAGTAAGCGCACTGTTCACAACTACAAGCAACTAGTGTCTCAAACAAATCTTACTTACGATGCTCTTCTACGTCTGAGTGACTTCGACCTTGCCGCCATTCTGCAACCTGCATCATCCGTCCCCCAAGCAGACGGACGTAAAAGCACATTGGACTTTCAGTTGGAAGGTTATCTTTCAGAACTCAACCGCCCGTATGTGACGATCCAATTACTTTGGGAAGAATATATTGTCCAATATCCGGATGGATACCAATATACACAATTCAAAAAATATCTGACCGATTACCGTAAACATCACGAGTATGTCTATCACAATACTTATGCTCCGGGTCAAGAGTGGCAGATTGATTTTGCAGGCGATCATCTTTATCTGACCGATCGTAAGAGCGGCTCTTCCCAAGCCGTGGTACTTCTGTGCTGCATTCTCCCCTTTAGCGGCTACGCTTTTGCCATCGCCCTGATGAGTGCTGTTATGGAACATTTCTTCTACGGTTTAGGAAAAGGACTTGAGTATCTTGGCGCTGTTCCTCAAGTGGCTAAAAGCGATAACATGACCCAATGGGTAAAGAAGTCCTCCCGTTATGAGCCCAGGTTTACAGATGCCACAGACCAGTGGTGCCTTCATTACGGCATCATGCCGGATGTCTGTCGTGTACGCAAGCCCCGTGATAAGGGTCCGGTGGAAGGACTGGTAAATAAACTCTATCAGTTCATTTATGCCCGTATGCGGAATGAAGTCTTTTATACGCTAGACAGCCTAAACAGCCGTATTCTGGAACTTTTGGATGAGTTCAACTACAAGGATATCAAACGCAAAGGAATCAGTCGCAGAGACATTTATATACGTGAAGAGAAACCGCTGATGAACGTACTTCCTCTTACTCCATACCGTTTTCGTTACCAGAAAGAGTTTACCGTCTCCTCCAATTACCATGTACTTGTGGGTAGTGAACAGCACTCTTATAGCATTCCTTATCAATATGTGGGAAAACGGGCAAAAGTCCTGTGGGATATGGATACCGTTGAGGTTTACGTGGCAGCAGAACGTATCGTGATCCATAGAAGGAACTTTGCCGCTTATGGTTATACCACTCAAGAGAACCACATGCCTGCCAATCATATCGCTTATAAACGCACCAAAGAGTATAATGCGGCAGCCATACAAGCACGTGCTCTGCATATTGGACAAGCTACCAAATGGGCTGTGGACAGTCTACTGGCAAGCAGAAACTTTCCTCAACAGTCCTACAGAACTTGCCAGGGGATCTTCTCTCTGGCTTCAAGATATGGTGAGAGGCGCATAGAGAGTGCCTGCTCAATCATACGCTCCGGATCTTTAGGTTTTACGCTGACCATGCTAAGAAATATACTCCAAAAGAATCTGGATCTGGATCAGAATCAAACAGAAACAATCTCCACAACGCCTCTGAACACACAAGTAAGAGGCGCGCAGGAATATAATCAAATTAATAACAAAGAAAGATGA
- the istB gene encoding IS21-like element helper ATPase IstB — MNNQETADQLEGLKLKGMADAYKAIISLPMQDRPGMELTIAKLVEAERIYRNNQKTMMYLKTSKLRYGACIEDIECSVARNLTKDMMSQIGDCSFIRRAENILITGLTGCGKSYLACALGRQACQLGFRTEYLNMNKFIERIALSKIDGTFLKVITHLEKNELIILDDFGLQPLDVNSRLALLQILEERYDRKSVIIISQLPISKWYDYIAEPTLADAIMDRLINNATHIELKGESMRKRQKK; from the coding sequence ATGAACAATCAAGAAACAGCGGACCAGTTAGAAGGTCTCAAACTTAAAGGGATGGCCGATGCTTATAAGGCTATCATCAGTCTGCCCATGCAAGACAGGCCGGGTATGGAGCTTACCATAGCCAAACTCGTTGAAGCGGAACGTATTTACCGCAATAACCAAAAGACCATGATGTATCTGAAAACCAGCAAGCTCAGATACGGTGCGTGCATAGAGGATATAGAATGTTCGGTGGCGCGCAATCTGACCAAAGACATGATGTCTCAAATTGGGGATTGCAGTTTTATACGCAGAGCGGAGAATATCCTAATAACAGGGCTTACAGGATGCGGCAAGTCTTATCTGGCATGTGCCTTGGGAAGACAAGCGTGCCAACTCGGATTCCGCACGGAGTATCTGAACATGAACAAGTTTATTGAGAGAATAGCCTTGTCGAAAATTGATGGAACTTTCCTCAAAGTGATTACTCATCTGGAGAAGAATGAACTGATCATACTGGATGACTTTGGATTACAACCATTGGACGTTAATTCCAGATTGGCGCTCTTGCAAATCTTAGAGGAAAGGTATGATAGAAAATCGGTTATTATTATATCACAACTACCGATTAGTAAATGGTATGATTACATAGCAGAACCTACCTTAGCGGATGCAATTATGGACAGGCTGATTAATAACGCAACCCACATAGAACTTAAAGGTGAATCCATGAGAAAAAGACAGAAAAAATAA
- a CDS encoding DHCW motif cupin fold protein — protein MENKENIPFQTIDWDLVPKVEYAGENGTATWQTLQFEGLRVRIVEYSKGYLANHWCQKGHILHCLEGELVSELENGEEFILRKGMTYIVSDELSSHRSHTKDGVKVLIVDGDFLKKK, from the coding sequence ATGGAAAATAAAGAAAATATCCCTTTTCAAACGATTGATTGGGATTTAGTCCCTAAAGTAGAATATGCAGGAGAAAACGGGACGGCAACATGGCAAACTCTTCAATTTGAAGGGTTAAGAGTGAGAATCGTTGAATATTCAAAAGGATATCTGGCCAATCATTGGTGCCAGAAAGGGCATATCTTGCATTGTTTAGAGGGGGAGCTTGTCAGCGAACTAGAAAATGGGGAGGAATTTATCCTAAGAAAAGGCATGACCTATATCGTCTCGGATGAATTAAGTTCGCACCGTTCACATACCAAAGATGGGGTAAAGGTACTCATTGTTGATGGCGACTTTTTGAAGAAGAAATAA